In one window of Luteitalea sp. DNA:
- a CDS encoding SIS domain-containing protein, whose amino-acid sequence MMPTRVTDVAPARAGCLLRITSASGLFKPAEAAVAEFVLANADRVLHMSVSEAARDVGVGESTVIRFCRTLGYKGYQEFKIRLAQDLVQPVEFIHSNITFQDSAAELCQKVFETNRQAVENTMRALDPAMVEIAAKSIVQARRIDIFGVGYSYFSGLDAKLKLVRFGLTADAYGDPHLQVMAAVSLKPGDVAIGISHSGSTRDVVDALGPARKAGATTIAITNYSPSPLTRLSDIVLLTAATESPLGGEVLTSRIAQLCVIDALSVAVAVTMGESCLDLIKKTSQAVRKKRY is encoded by the coding sequence ATGATGCCGACCCGCGTGACCGACGTTGCTCCGGCCCGCGCCGGCTGTTTGCTCCGCATCACCAGCGCCAGCGGGCTGTTCAAGCCCGCCGAGGCCGCGGTCGCGGAGTTCGTGCTCGCCAACGCCGACCGGGTGCTGCACATGTCGGTGTCGGAAGCGGCGCGCGACGTCGGCGTGGGCGAGTCGACCGTGATCCGCTTCTGCCGCACGCTCGGCTACAAGGGGTACCAGGAATTCAAGATCCGGCTGGCCCAAGACCTCGTGCAGCCGGTCGAATTCATCCACAGCAACATCACGTTCCAGGACAGCGCCGCGGAGCTCTGTCAGAAGGTCTTCGAAACCAACCGGCAGGCGGTCGAGAACACGATGCGCGCCCTGGATCCGGCGATGGTCGAGATCGCCGCCAAGTCGATCGTGCAGGCGCGCCGGATCGACATCTTCGGTGTCGGCTATTCGTACTTTTCAGGCCTCGACGCCAAGCTGAAGCTCGTGAGGTTCGGCCTGACGGCTGACGCGTATGGCGATCCGCACCTGCAGGTCATGGCCGCCGTGTCGCTCAAACCTGGCGATGTCGCGATTGGGATCTCCCACTCCGGGAGCACACGGGACGTCGTCGACGCCCTCGGTCCGGCGCGCAAGGCCGGCGCCACGACCATCGCCATTACCAATTACAGCCCATCGCCGCTTACACGTCTGTCCGACATCGTGCTGCTCACCGCCGCAACGGAATCGCCGCTGGGCGGTGAGGTGCTGACCTCGCGCATCGCGCAGCTGTGCGTGATCGATGCCTTGTCGGTCGCGGTCGCCGTGACGATGGGGGAGAGCTGTCTGGATCTGATCAAAAAGACATCGCAGGCCGTTCGGAAGAAGCGCTACTGA